From Thiomicrospira sp. XS5, one genomic window encodes:
- the miaA gene encoding tRNA (adenosine(37)-N6)-dimethylallyltransferase MiaA, whose product MPDLNVEHLIEQKCCLAIMGPTASGKSRLSMALAERLPVEIISVDSALIYRGMDIGTAKPSAEELAKVPHHLIDILDPSESYSAADFVEDVHRLVTEIFERGRLPMLVGGTMMYFNALQKGMAQLPSADDALRAEIHQAWLEDAQAVHDRLKAVDPEAAERIHPNDPQRLVRALEVYEMTGRPLTELQRDAQGQGLTAFKLVKVALLPEDRAQLHQQIEQRFHAMLNEGFLKEAEQVFSQPNLHGDLPAIRSVGYRQAWLFFEQTYNYETFVEKSIVATRQLAKRQITWLRKEADLHVIDPYHTNLDKSVEEVLEYLARCDKNA is encoded by the coding sequence ATGCCGGATTTGAATGTCGAACATTTGATTGAACAAAAGTGCTGCTTAGCGATTATGGGGCCGACGGCGTCGGGTAAAAGCCGCTTGTCGATGGCCTTGGCCGAGCGTTTGCCGGTGGAAATCATCAGCGTGGATTCCGCACTGATTTACCGTGGTATGGACATCGGCACGGCTAAACCGTCCGCCGAGGAGTTGGCCAAAGTGCCGCACCACCTGATCGATATTCTCGACCCCAGCGAAAGTTATTCCGCCGCCGACTTTGTGGAAGATGTGCATCGCTTGGTGACGGAAATTTTTGAACGGGGGCGGTTGCCGATGTTGGTGGGTGGCACCATGATGTATTTTAATGCGTTGCAAAAAGGCATGGCGCAACTGCCTTCGGCCGATGACGCTTTACGTGCTGAAATTCACCAGGCCTGGCTGGAAGACGCACAAGCCGTGCACGACCGCTTGAAAGCCGTCGACCCGGAAGCGGCTGAGCGCATTCACCCGAATGATCCGCAACGATTGGTGCGTGCATTGGAGGTTTATGAAATGACCGGGCGGCCATTGACCGAGTTGCAGAGAGATGCACAGGGTCAAGGGTTGACGGCTTTTAAATTGGTCAAAGTAGCGTTGTTACCAGAAGACCGTGCCCAGTTACATCAACAAATCGAACAGCGTTTTCACGCTATGTTGAATGAGGGGTTTTTGAAAGAAGCCGAACAGGTGTTTTCGCAGCCGAATCTGCATGGCGATCTGCCGGCCATTCGCAGTGTCGGTTATCGCCAGGCCTGGTTGTTTTTTGAACAAACCTACAATTATGAAACCTTTGTGGAAAAGAGCATTGTCGCCACTCGGCAGCTCGCCAAACGGCAGATTACCTGGCTGCGAAAAGAAGCGGATTTGCACGTCATTGACCCTTACCACACAAATCTTGACAAAAGTGTGGAGGAGGTTTTAGAGTACTTGGCTAGATGTGATAAAAATGCTTAA
- a CDS encoding EAL domain-containing protein encodes MKRLDSNLWGLFYLILSASVVVFISLSVAKYNNMKDELTRELAADTSLLNHIIQSTLVENELLLDLLGTQLIENHTYQNLAKTQQLFDKMLAAKPVLAGFGLATPQGDMVAFSSNLDIDKTTNYLESDITRDSFQKALVSQKMILGRTYDYPALDTWLLPMRKALRDEAGKVVAVIITALKVDEANFLSNFRLEEFRHADIISDLNYYRLFVTGIPKSDYEKFYMHPLSDELLTRLKRNYRERYGLTLEEMKHYSTPFAFDLDSKVFNNNLLGSVVYNQRYELWVTMFQPLKTLTPEFSRVMMTYSTFFLIALIITYALFRTIANYEERTRTRLLHQATHDPLTNLPNRYYLDTELKHQLESHPNYEYSLMFLDLDNFKNINDNFGHETGDAVLTEVSKRFKSLLHKKDSVIRFGGDEFVIIVHSTSKEVSVLAHSLIKSLSLPFHIDDMRFNLGVSIGIAQYPQDGDTLKTILSRADMAMYHAKRHKNAVEFFSETMRQNTLHKVHLEHKLRQAIKYNEIYVVYQPQLDRNQKLHGVEALVRWQNPTFGDISPAEFIPIAEEIGYMPELGHYILDTALRHMAEFQKNHNIRFRLSLNVSARQFMSHGFYHDLTDAIEKNGYPADLLTIEVTESLFIEDFEYVHDLLIRLQRRGIWLSLDDFGTGFSSLSLLRKLPFDELKIDKSFIDNVQNKQADHGLVESIIEIGQKLNMRTLAEGVETPDQLQQLCDYGCELFQGYHFSKPLKYKQLEDFISSHS; translated from the coding sequence ATGAAGCGTCTTGATTCCAATCTATGGGGGCTTTTTTATCTAATCCTCTCCGCCAGTGTGGTGGTATTTATTTCTTTGTCGGTCGCCAAATACAACAACATGAAAGACGAGTTAACGCGAGAGCTCGCCGCCGACACCAGCCTGCTCAACCACATCATACAAAGCACGCTGGTCGAAAACGAATTGCTCCTCGACTTGCTCGGCACACAGCTCATCGAAAACCACACCTATCAAAACCTGGCCAAAACCCAACAACTATTCGACAAGATGCTGGCGGCCAAACCCGTACTGGCCGGTTTCGGTTTGGCGACACCGCAGGGCGACATGGTGGCGTTCAGCTCCAACCTGGACATTGACAAAACCACTAACTATCTGGAAAGCGACATCACCCGTGACTCCTTCCAAAAAGCGTTGGTTAGCCAAAAAATGATTCTCGGACGCACTTACGATTACCCCGCACTCGATACCTGGCTCTTACCGATGCGAAAGGCCTTACGTGATGAAGCCGGAAAGGTCGTTGCCGTCATCATCACCGCCTTGAAAGTGGACGAAGCCAACTTCCTCAGTAACTTCCGCCTGGAAGAATTCCGCCATGCCGACATCATCAGCGACTTGAACTATTACCGCCTGTTCGTGACCGGTATCCCCAAAAGCGATTATGAAAAGTTCTATATGCACCCGCTGTCGGATGAGTTGCTGACACGCTTGAAACGCAATTACCGTGAACGCTACGGCCTGACTCTGGAAGAAATGAAGCACTATTCAACTCCCTTTGCATTCGACTTGGACTCGAAAGTCTTCAACAACAACCTATTAGGCAGCGTGGTCTATAACCAACGCTACGAGCTATGGGTCACGATGTTCCAGCCCCTCAAAACCCTCACCCCCGAATTCAGCCGGGTGATGATGACTTACAGCACCTTCTTCCTGATTGCGCTCATCATTACCTACGCCCTATTCCGAACCATCGCCAACTATGAAGAACGCACCCGCACCCGACTGCTGCATCAGGCCACGCACGACCCGCTCACCAATTTACCCAACCGCTATTATCTGGACACCGAACTCAAACACCAATTGGAAAGCCACCCCAACTACGAATACAGTTTGATGTTTCTCGATTTGGATAATTTCAAAAACATCAACGACAACTTCGGCCATGAAACCGGTGATGCGGTCTTGACCGAAGTCTCGAAACGTTTCAAATCCCTATTGCACAAAAAAGATTCGGTGATTCGTTTCGGTGGCGACGAGTTCGTCATCATCGTGCATTCGACATCGAAGGAGGTGTCCGTACTGGCACACAGCCTCATCAAGTCGCTTTCGCTACCGTTTCATATCGACGACATGCGCTTCAACCTGGGCGTCAGCATCGGAATCGCGCAATATCCGCAGGACGGCGACACGCTCAAAACCATCCTCAGTCGTGCGGACATGGCGATGTACCATGCTAAAAGACATAAAAATGCCGTGGAGTTCTTTTCCGAAACCATGCGCCAAAACACCTTGCATAAAGTTCACTTAGAACACAAGCTCCGCCAGGCCATCAAATACAACGAAATCTACGTGGTCTATCAACCCCAGTTGGACAGAAACCAGAAACTGCACGGCGTGGAAGCGCTGGTCCGTTGGCAGAATCCGACGTTCGGCGACATTTCACCGGCCGAATTCATTCCGATTGCCGAGGAAATCGGCTATATGCCGGAACTCGGTCATTACATTCTCGACACGGCTTTGCGTCACATGGCGGAATTTCAAAAAAACCACAACATACGTTTCCGCCTCTCTCTCAATGTCTCAGCCCGCCAATTCATGAGCCATGGTTTTTATCATGACCTAACGGACGCCATCGAAAAAAACGGTTATCCGGCCGACCTGCTCACCATTGAAGTGACCGAGTCCTTGTTCATTGAGGATTTTGAATACGTTCATGATTTGCTGATTCGATTACAGCGGCGCGGCATCTGGTTATCGCTGGACGACTTCGGAACCGGCTTCTCATCCTTGAGTCTGCTCCGAAAACTGCCTTTTGACGAACTGAAAATCGACAAGAGTTTCATTGATAACGTGCAGAACAAACAAGCCGACCACGGCTTAGTGGAAAGCATTATCGAAATCGGTCAGAAGTTGAATATGCGCACCCTGGCCGAAGGCGTGGAAACCCCCGATCAGCTACAACAGTTATGCGATTATGGGTGTGAACTCTTCCAAGGGTATCACTTTTCAAAACCCTTGAAATATAAACAGCTTGAAGATTTTATCTCAAGCCATTCCTAA
- the tsaE gene encoding tRNA (adenosine(37)-N6)-threonylcarbamoyltransferase complex ATPase subunit type 1 TsaE — protein MVHSETHSSKNDGTSEKCEWHLADEAATQAFAEACAQLCRDESAFQPGLVVYLQGDLGAGKSFFSRAFIQCFLPNQKVKSPTYTLVETYPTEHGPILHFDLYRLCDPEELEFLAIRDLMTPPFIALVEWPSKGAGILPEADLRIELSPEGTGRKVSITPMKPAFEAFVRKLTKKLAR, from the coding sequence ATGGTTCATTCAGAGACACATTCTAGCAAAAACGACGGAACTTCCGAGAAATGCGAGTGGCATTTAGCGGATGAAGCCGCCACTCAGGCCTTTGCCGAAGCCTGTGCGCAGCTGTGTCGTGACGAATCCGCATTTCAGCCAGGCCTGGTGGTTTATCTGCAAGGCGATTTGGGGGCCGGAAAATCGTTTTTTTCCCGAGCCTTTATCCAATGTTTTCTGCCGAACCAAAAAGTGAAAAGCCCGACCTATACGCTGGTGGAAACCTACCCGACCGAACACGGCCCGATCCTGCATTTCGACCTGTATCGCTTATGCGACCCGGAAGAGCTTGAATTTTTAGCGATTCGCGACCTGATGACGCCGCCGTTTATCGCCTTGGTGGAGTGGCCGTCCAAAGGCGCCGGAATTTTGCCGGAAGCGGATTTACGCATTGAATTATCGCCGGAAGGCACCGGGCGAAAAGTCTCCATAACCCCTATGAAACCGGCTTTTGAAGCGTTTGTCAGAAAACTGACGAAAAAATTGGCACGGTAA
- the hflX gene encoding ribosome rescue GTPase HflX, with translation MELFGKLEQKVLEKAILVHVDFYHEADREVLEEFYELVDSAGAEVKELITTKRQSPDPKFFIGKGKAEEIKHAVEMHEADVVIVNHALSPAQERNLSQFLDCQVLDRVGLILDIFAQRARSHEGKLQVELAQLKRMSTRLVKGWSHLDRQGGIGARGPGETQLETDRRLVQGKIKQLEARIEKVRQQRSLGRRSRQKSDLPTVTIIGYTNAGKSTLFNQMTQAGVYAEDRLFATLDSTLRKVHLPGAGPVIFADTVGFIRHIPHDLVAAFRSTLEETSEADLLIHLVDAADPLRAEKIADVEEVIQEVGAEEVPQLLVFNKIDRLDPVVAPHVDLNDENLPERVWISAREQSGIELMIDAVAAYFRGRFLTVRLVLDVKAGKRRSELYTLGTILEEGFDEAGNSVFKMSLTEMESEQIQKWDEILEYQVLSSEN, from the coding sequence ATGGAATTATTTGGAAAACTCGAACAGAAGGTACTGGAAAAAGCGATACTGGTACATGTGGATTTTTATCATGAAGCCGATCGTGAAGTGCTGGAAGAGTTTTATGAGCTCGTCGATTCCGCTGGTGCGGAAGTCAAGGAACTGATCACGACGAAAAGGCAGTCACCGGACCCGAAATTTTTTATCGGCAAAGGCAAAGCCGAGGAAATTAAGCATGCGGTGGAAATGCACGAAGCGGATGTGGTGATTGTTAATCATGCGTTGAGCCCGGCGCAGGAGCGCAATTTAAGCCAATTTCTTGATTGTCAGGTATTGGATCGCGTCGGTCTGATTCTGGATATTTTTGCCCAACGCGCCCGATCGCATGAAGGGAAGTTGCAAGTCGAGTTGGCGCAGTTGAAGCGTATGTCCACCCGGTTGGTCAAAGGTTGGAGTCACTTGGATCGTCAAGGCGGTATTGGCGCACGTGGTCCGGGGGAAACCCAGTTGGAAACGGACCGCCGTTTGGTGCAAGGCAAAATCAAACAGCTCGAAGCACGCATTGAAAAAGTGCGTCAACAACGGAGCCTTGGGCGTCGTTCGCGCCAAAAATCGGATTTGCCGACCGTCACCATTATCGGTTACACCAATGCCGGAAAATCCACCTTGTTCAATCAAATGACGCAAGCGGGTGTGTATGCCGAAGACCGTTTGTTTGCGACCTTGGATTCCACCTTGCGTAAGGTGCATTTGCCGGGCGCCGGCCCAGTCATTTTTGCGGACACCGTCGGGTTTATTCGCCACATTCCGCACGATCTGGTGGCCGCCTTTCGTTCCACGCTGGAAGAAACCAGCGAAGCGGATTTATTGATTCATTTAGTCGATGCGGCCGACCCGCTTCGTGCTGAAAAAATCGCGGATGTGGAAGAAGTGATTCAAGAAGTCGGTGCTGAAGAGGTGCCGCAGCTATTGGTCTTCAATAAAATTGACCGTTTGGATCCGGTGGTGGCACCGCATGTGGATTTAAATGATGAAAACTTGCCGGAGCGGGTTTGGATTTCGGCGCGTGAGCAATCGGGCATCGAGTTAATGATCGATGCCGTGGCGGCTTATTTCCGCGGGCGGTTTCTGACGGTTCGGCTGGTGCTGGATGTTAAAGCGGGCAAGCGTCGTTCCGAACTGTATACGTTGGGCACCATTTTGGAAGAGGGGTTTGATGAAGCCGGTAATAGCGTCTTCAAGATGTCCCTGACCGAGATGGAATCCGAACAGATTCAAAAGTGGGATGAAATCCTCGAATATCAAGTGTTGTCGTCGGAAAACTGA
- the queG gene encoding tRNA epoxyqueuosine(34) reductase QueG, giving the protein MPEAPLYQLAEKIKHWGQALGFADVGITDTDLSAYEADYFNWLGEHYHGDMEYMARHGTKRTRPAELEPGTVSVISVRLNYFDPDAHSPVEQLHANGQAYVSRYALHKDYHKLMRKRLQQLAAKIEAELVKKAESFHYRAFVDSAPVLERPLAEKAGLGFIGKNSLIIHPRAGSWFFLGELYTNLPLPNDPPFDKQGCGPCTACIDECPTQAIVDNAVVDARRCISYLTIEYKGVIAPELREKMGNRIYGCDDCQLVCPWNKFTEATEETAFKPKHALDAASLLELLDWNETQFLTQFEGSPIRRIGFEQWQRNLCIALGNALEDTDLSQRIVQALETLSSDSELVLEHRDWALKRQTDALTASDKTARPLYPLGCGRFPKPLKPAVAKKYYLPK; this is encoded by the coding sequence ATGCCGGAAGCGCCATTATACCAACTTGCCGAAAAGATTAAACACTGGGGCCAGGCGCTCGGCTTTGCCGACGTCGGCATCACCGATACGGATTTGTCTGCGTACGAAGCCGATTATTTCAATTGGTTGGGCGAGCATTACCACGGCGACATGGAATATATGGCGCGCCACGGCACCAAACGCACCCGCCCCGCCGAACTCGAACCCGGCACGGTCAGCGTCATCAGTGTCCGATTAAATTATTTCGACCCGGACGCCCATTCCCCGGTCGAGCAATTGCATGCCAACGGCCAGGCGTACGTTTCCCGCTATGCGCTGCACAAGGATTACCACAAGCTGATGCGCAAACGCTTGCAACAGCTCGCCGCAAAAATTGAAGCCGAACTGGTGAAAAAAGCCGAATCGTTTCACTACCGGGCTTTTGTCGATTCGGCCCCGGTGTTGGAACGCCCGCTGGCGGAGAAAGCAGGCCTGGGCTTTATCGGTAAAAACAGTCTGATTATTCATCCCCGCGCCGGTTCCTGGTTTTTCCTGGGCGAGCTTTACACCAATCTGCCGTTACCGAACGACCCGCCATTCGACAAACAAGGCTGCGGGCCTTGCACGGCCTGCATCGACGAATGCCCGACTCAGGCCATCGTCGATAACGCCGTGGTGGATGCGCGCCGCTGCATTTCCTATTTAACCATCGAATACAAAGGTGTCATTGCACCCGAATTGCGTGAAAAAATGGGCAATCGTATTTACGGCTGCGACGATTGTCAGCTGGTCTGCCCCTGGAATAAATTTACCGAAGCCACCGAAGAAACCGCCTTTAAACCCAAACACGCGCTCGACGCCGCCAGTTTATTGGAGCTGCTCGATTGGAACGAAACCCAGTTTTTAACCCAATTTGAAGGCTCACCGATACGCCGAATCGGCTTTGAACAATGGCAACGCAATCTGTGCATCGCACTGGGAAATGCGTTGGAAGACACCGACCTCAGCCAGCGCATTGTGCAAGCACTGGAAACCCTTTCCAGCGATTCCGAACTGGTCTTGGAGCACCGCGACTGGGCCTTAAAACGCCAAACAGACGCCCTGACCGCTTCCGACAAAACCGCCAGGCCTTTATACCCTTTAGGGTGTGGCCGTTTTCCAAAACCATTGAAACCCGCCGTGGCGAAGAAGTACTATCTTCCAAAATAA
- the hfq gene encoding RNA chaperone Hfq — METKKVAKALPIQDPYLNALRKEKINVAIYLVNGVKLQGRVDSFDQFVVLLRSNVTQMVYKHAISTIVPARDPKAYEFDASDASEAKSAE, encoded by the coding sequence ATGGAGACAAAAAAAGTGGCTAAGGCTTTACCCATACAAGATCCGTACTTGAATGCATTGAGAAAAGAAAAAATCAATGTAGCGATTTATCTTGTAAACGGTGTTAAGTTACAAGGCCGTGTCGATTCTTTCGATCAGTTTGTTGTGCTGTTGCGCAGCAATGTGACGCAAATGGTTTATAAACACGCGATTTCGACCATCGTGCCAGCGCGTGACCCTAAGGCTTACGAATTTGACGCATCGGATGCTTCCGAAGCCAAATCTGCTGAATAA
- a CDS encoding N-acetylmuramoyl-L-alanine amidase, producing the protein MSSTAWAASLTKMRLGQGTDKTRVVFEIKKNHRFEITELKNPARIVVDFYKADNQLTFSKMKFLDARIKGARVKNQSKRTRVVLDLRDDFDYRYFTLAKNKRGAERVVIDVTNVKQSAVLAKKAKAQPKPTKTVAKVKKPAVKAKPTQVAKVAVKKAPAKAVKKVAQKETPKTVKKAAVKVAKVSTAKKDVTRNAQTQSLLNKDSDIFAPQNKELVVAIDAGHGGKDTGAIGHNNLREKDVVLRLAKKLKKYIDAKPGMRAVLTREKDVFIPLHKRVRIAHQKDADIFLSLHADAFPNPKARGGSVYILSTTGASSVMARILAKSENASLQDVKLKGRDADVAFVLSDLTRSANIRASRKLGQVILGEMGKNVHLHKKSVQSANFAVLKSIDMPSLLIETAFISNPGEARKLNSDRFQTQMARSIVSGLDKFVKRNATKPRWGEQLYVHYRVQKGDTLSEIAENYNISTYKLKKINNIRKADRLYVGKKLRIPVSEDVIASL; encoded by the coding sequence ATGTCATCCACCGCTTGGGCGGCGTCCTTGACCAAAATGCGTTTGGGTCAAGGTACCGATAAAACCCGTGTGGTCTTTGAAATCAAGAAAAACCACCGTTTTGAAATCACCGAGTTGAAGAACCCGGCCCGTATCGTGGTCGATTTCTACAAAGCGGATAACCAACTGACCTTCTCGAAAATGAAATTCCTCGACGCACGCATCAAAGGGGCGCGCGTCAAAAACCAGTCCAAGCGCACTCGTGTGGTATTGGATTTGCGTGACGACTTTGATTACCGTTATTTCACACTGGCAAAAAATAAGCGCGGTGCCGAGCGCGTGGTGATTGATGTGACCAACGTCAAACAATCCGCGGTGTTGGCGAAAAAAGCCAAAGCGCAGCCGAAGCCGACTAAAACCGTTGCCAAAGTGAAAAAACCGGCGGTCAAAGCCAAACCGACTCAAGTGGCAAAAGTCGCTGTCAAAAAAGCGCCTGCAAAAGCGGTGAAAAAAGTCGCTCAAAAAGAAACCCCGAAAACAGTGAAAAAAGCCGCTGTCAAAGTCGCCAAAGTCTCGACGGCCAAAAAAGATGTGACTCGAAATGCGCAAACGCAAAGCTTGTTGAATAAAGACAGTGACATTTTTGCGCCGCAAAATAAAGAATTGGTGGTTGCCATCGACGCTGGACACGGCGGTAAAGACACCGGTGCCATCGGTCATAACAACCTTCGCGAAAAAGACGTGGTGTTGCGCTTGGCGAAAAAACTGAAAAAATACATTGATGCGAAACCGGGCATGCGTGCGGTTTTGACGCGTGAAAAGGACGTGTTCATTCCATTGCATAAACGTGTTCGCATCGCTCACCAAAAAGACGCTGACATTTTCTTGTCACTGCACGCCGATGCCTTCCCAAATCCGAAAGCGCGTGGCGGTTCGGTGTACATTTTGTCCACGACGGGCGCCAGTAGTGTGATGGCGCGTATTTTGGCGAAATCCGAAAACGCTTCTTTGCAGGATGTGAAGTTGAAAGGGCGTGACGCCGATGTGGCCTTTGTTCTGTCCGACTTGACGCGTTCCGCGAACATTCGTGCCAGCCGTAAACTGGGGCAAGTGATTCTGGGCGAAATGGGAAAAAATGTCCATTTGCATAAAAAATCGGTTCAGTCCGCTAACTTCGCGGTCTTGAAATCCATCGATATGCCATCGCTGTTGATTGAAACGGCGTTCATCTCGAACCCGGGTGAAGCGCGAAAATTGAATTCCGACCGTTTCCAAACACAAATGGCGCGTTCCATCGTCAGCGGATTGGACAAGTTTGTGAAACGCAATGCCACCAAACCACGCTGGGGCGAGCAGCTTTACGTTCACTACCGTGTGCAGAAAGGGGATACCTTGTCTGAAATCGCCGAGAACTACAATATTTCCACTTACAAGCTGAAAAAAATCAACAACATCCGAAAAGCGGACCGCCTATACGTTGGCAAAAAACTGCGTATCCCGGTTTCCGAGGATGTGATTGCTTCCTTGTAA
- the mutL gene encoding DNA mismatch repair endonuclease MutL — translation MPQHNPQDIALLPSHLADQIAAGEVVERPASVVKELLENALDSGATQIDIQIEEGGEKRIVVSDNGTGIRQSQLQLAVSRHATSKIQTANDLTAVATLGFRGEALASIGSVSRLTLTSRFKEEEAAWQLRGEGEGHWSEPMPVAHPQGTQVDVQDLFFNTPARKKFLRAARTEFMHIDQLVKRVMLSRPDVTIKLTHNQKVMRHVQAAPDDAALVQRLKQLMGGPFVEQSLALEFEAQDIQLSGWAAQATFNRSQTDMQYVFVNGRIVRDRLLSYAVKQAYADVLYHGRHPAYVLFLDIPHELVDVNVHPAKYEVRFANGRWVYDFLRRSVREAVTRPVGVSGGHAEAAAPAGHTGTSGRFETTTPNESAYQAAMQFQTRETSNENGYGVNEPVPAYAMEPGEQLIRQFQAAQAESNAQIDAARSATQQHPLGYAKAQIHGVFILAENEQGLVLVDMHAAHERIVYERMKQQWTQDRLVSQPLLVPIVVSLEASQIAIWDEYRDELDKLGFEAESFGPEQLKLTRVPTLLAKSDVAHLVNDMIADLAVAGETRLVEEKINQILSTMACHGSVRANRQLTVDEMNALLRDMEATESSAQCNHGRPTWVQLSMEQLDALFMRGQ, via the coding sequence ATGCCGCAACACAATCCGCAAGACATTGCTTTATTGCCCTCACATCTCGCTGACCAAATCGCCGCCGGGGAAGTGGTGGAAAGACCCGCTTCCGTTGTCAAGGAGTTGCTGGAAAACGCGCTCGATTCCGGCGCGACCCAAATTGACATTCAGATTGAAGAGGGTGGCGAAAAACGTATCGTGGTGTCCGACAATGGGACGGGCATTCGGCAATCGCAATTGCAGTTGGCGGTGAGTCGACACGCCACCAGTAAAATTCAAACGGCCAATGACCTCACGGCGGTCGCGACGCTGGGATTTCGCGGCGAGGCTTTGGCGAGTATCGGCTCCGTCTCGCGTTTGACCCTGACCAGCCGTTTCAAGGAGGAAGAAGCCGCCTGGCAACTGCGCGGTGAAGGCGAAGGCCATTGGTCGGAGCCGATGCCGGTAGCGCACCCGCAGGGCACGCAAGTGGATGTGCAGGACTTGTTTTTTAACACCCCGGCTCGTAAAAAATTTCTGCGTGCGGCGCGCACTGAGTTTATGCACATTGATCAATTGGTCAAGCGGGTCATGTTGAGCCGGCCGGACGTCACCATTAAATTGACGCATAACCAGAAAGTCATGCGTCACGTTCAGGCCGCGCCGGACGATGCGGCTTTGGTGCAGCGCTTAAAGCAACTGATGGGCGGGCCTTTTGTGGAACAGAGCCTGGCGCTGGAGTTCGAAGCGCAGGACATTCAGTTGTCCGGCTGGGCGGCGCAGGCGACTTTTAACCGCAGCCAAACCGACATGCAATATGTGTTCGTCAACGGTCGCATCGTGCGGGATCGTTTGTTGTCTTATGCCGTCAAACAAGCCTATGCCGATGTGTTGTATCATGGCCGCCATCCGGCGTACGTGTTGTTTTTGGATATTCCGCATGAACTGGTGGATGTGAATGTGCACCCGGCCAAGTATGAAGTACGTTTTGCCAATGGCCGTTGGGTGTATGACTTTCTGCGCCGTTCGGTGCGCGAAGCGGTGACGCGCCCGGTTGGCGTGTCGGGTGGTCATGCTGAGGCGGCCGCGCCAGCAGGCCATACCGGAACATCGGGTCGGTTTGAGACGACAACGCCAAATGAGTCGGCTTATCAGGCGGCCATGCAATTTCAAACTCGTGAGACGTCAAACGAGAATGGTTACGGGGTGAATGAGCCGGTACCGGCCTATGCCATGGAGCCGGGCGAGCAATTGATTCGTCAATTTCAAGCGGCGCAAGCTGAGTCGAATGCGCAAATCGACGCGGCTCGATCGGCGACCCAGCAGCACCCGTTGGGGTATGCCAAGGCGCAAATTCATGGCGTGTTCATTCTGGCGGAAAACGAACAAGGCCTGGTGTTGGTGGACATGCACGCCGCACACGAGCGTATTGTGTACGAGCGCATGAAGCAGCAATGGACACAAGACCGCTTGGTGTCACAACCCTTGCTGGTGCCAATTGTGGTGAGTTTGGAAGCGTCGCAAATCGCCATTTGGGACGAATATCGTGATGAATTGGACAAACTCGGTTTCGAAGCCGAGTCGTTTGGCCCGGAGCAACTGAAGCTGACGCGCGTGCCGACATTATTGGCGAAATCCGATGTGGCCCATTTGGTCAACGATATGATTGCCGACTTGGCGGTAGCGGGTGAAACCCGTTTGGTGGAAGAAAAAATCAACCAGATTCTCAGCACCATGGCGTGTCACGGTTCGGTACGCGCCAACCGTCAGTTGACGGTGGATGAAATGAACGCCTTGTTGCGCGATATGGAAGCCACGGAGAGTTCCGCGCAGTGCAATCACGGCCGCCCGACCTGGGTGCAGTTGTCGATGGAACAACTCGATGCTTTGTTTATGAGGGGGCAATAG